The genome window ACCAGTGCCGGGCCATGGACCGTTTGATCGTAGCGCCGGGCAAGCAGCTGGCGCCCTTGTTCCTGGGCCTGGCGCCAGCGCTCACGGTCCTGATACAGAGCGATGGCGGCCGCCGCCAGGGCTGGCGCGCTCGGTTCGATCACGCCCGGCCAGGCGTGGCCGTCGCCCATCGCTTCGGCACCGATGGGGGTGGTCACACTCGGCGTGCCACACAGCATCGCGTCGGCCAGTTTGCCCTTGATCCCGGCGCCGAAACGCAAGGGTGCCAGGCAGATACGTGCAGCCGACATCACTTGCAGGGCATCTTCAGCCCAGTTCATCACATGAAAACCCTGCGCCGGGTTATGCAACGCAGTCGCCTTTGGCGGTGTGTACGATCCGTAGATATGCAGCTGGGCGCCCGGCAGTTGTTGGCGGATCAAGGGCCAGACGCCGTTCTTCATCCATAGCACCGCATCCCAGTTGGGCGCGTGGCGAAAGTTACCGATGCTAAGAAAATGCGCACGGTCTTCAAACGGCGCAAAGGCCTCGGTGGGGGGCTGCAGCATCAATGGGCACCAGTGGAGCAGGGCGGCTGGCACATTGAATTGCTCGGTGAGCAGGCGGATTTCCACGTCGGAGATCATCAGGCTGATGTCACAGCGGTAAATGGCGGCGATCTCGCGCTTGGCCACGTCGGTGTTGGCCATCAGTTGGAATTCCTGCGCCAGCGCCGGCTGGAACAGCGCGGTAAAGTCATCGCTGTCGGGATGGGCTTTCAGGTGATCCTTGAAACGTTGATGACGGGCGTCGCGCAGGCTTTGCAAGTCAGACGTCTCCAGTACGCGCACAGCATCGGGGCAGCATTTCTCCACGCGCCAGCCGAACTGTTCTTCCATCATGAAACGGTCGAACAGCACGATATCCGGGGCCAGTTCGCGGATAAAGTCGTCGAAGCTGCTGTTATTGAGTTCAATGGCGCATTCGCGTATGCCCAGCGCGGGCAAGTCGGCCTTGTGCTCGCCTACGGTCGCCGGACTG of Pseudomonas fluorescens contains these proteins:
- a CDS encoding glycosyltransferase, with amino-acid sequence MNQPATKVLVIGYVWPEPRSSAAGGHMMQILQSFLDHGWDITFSSPATVGEHKADLPALGIRECAIELNNSSFDDFIRELAPDIVLFDRFMMEEQFGWRVEKCCPDAVRVLETSDLQSLRDARHQRFKDHLKAHPDSDDFTALFQPALAQEFQLMANTDVAKREIAAIYRCDISLMISDVEIRLLTEQFNVPAALLHWCPLMLQPPTEAFAPFEDRAHFLSIGNFRHAPNWDAVLWMKNGVWPLIRQQLPGAQLHIYGSYTPPKATALHNPAQGFHVMNWAEDALQVMSAARICLAPLRFGAGIKGKLADAMLCGTPSVTTPIGAEAMGDGHAWPGVIEPSAPALAAAAIALYQDRERWRQAQEQGRQLLARRYDQTVHGPALVECLEHCRRHLAAHRRDNFTGSMLRHHAHKSTQYMSQWIEAKNRTV